From Candoia aspera isolate rCanAsp1 chromosome 4, rCanAsp1.hap2, whole genome shotgun sequence, a single genomic window includes:
- the C4H17orf49 gene encoding chromatin complexes subunit BAP18 isoform X2, whose amino-acid sequence MTSASTKVGEIFSAAGAAFTKLGELTMQLHPVADSSPAGAQLKAAAKRKAYEDTGLPPPPPAPPADSPKKPAGRKPPVAGPPPPGPSSAPLPADAPAPKKPKAAGEGRAAVAAADVTLSALNDADAHRDLGDAESLGDAPPPAKKLNFDQDSLNLDPGFLMAPSSTDLPLLSR is encoded by the exons atgacCTCCGCCTCCACCAAG GTGGGCGAGATCTTCTCCGCGGCCGGCGCCGCCTTCACCAAGCTGGGCGAACTGACGATGCAGCTGCACCCAGTGGCCGACTCGTCCCCGGCCGG GGCGCAACTCAAAGCGGCCGCCAAGCGCAAGGCTTACGAGGACACCGGGCtgcccccgccgccgcccgcgCCGCCCGCCGACTCCCCGAAGAAGCCAGCCGGCCGCAAGCCGCCCGTCGCTGGCCCGCCCCCGCCCGGCCCCTCCTCCGCGCCCCTGCCGGCGGACGCGCCCGCGCCCAAGAAGCCCAAGGCGGCCGGGGAGGGCcgggcggcggtggcggcggcggacGTGACCCTGAGCGCCCTGAACGACGCGGACGCGCACCGGGACCTGGGCGACGCCGAGAGTCTGGGCGACGCGCCCCCGCCGGCCAAGAAGCTCAACTTCGACCAGG ACAGCCTGAATTTGGACCCCGGATTCCTCATGGCGCCCAGCAGCACAGACCTGCCGCTCCTCTCCCGCTGA
- the C4H17orf49 gene encoding chromatin complexes subunit BAP18 isoform X1, giving the protein MTSASTKVGEIFSAAGAAFTKLGELTMQLHPVADSSPAGAKWTDAEIALLRASVQRFGDDLHRISALIKDRTVAQLKAAAKRKAYEDTGLPPPPPAPPADSPKKPAGRKPPVAGPPPPGPSSAPLPADAPAPKKPKAAGEGRAAVAAADVTLSALNDADAHRDLGDAESLGDAPPPAKKLNFDQDSLNLDPGFLMAPSSTDLPLLSR; this is encoded by the exons atgacCTCCGCCTCCACCAAG GTGGGCGAGATCTTCTCCGCGGCCGGCGCCGCCTTCACCAAGCTGGGCGAACTGACGATGCAGCTGCACCCAGTGGCCGACTCGTCCCCGGCCGG GGCCAAGTGGACGGACGCCGAGATTGCTCTCCTGCGGGCCTCCGTGCAGCGCTTCGGTGACGACCTGCACCGCATCAGCGCCCTCATCAAGGACCGGACCGT GGCGCAACTCAAAGCGGCCGCCAAGCGCAAGGCTTACGAGGACACCGGGCtgcccccgccgccgcccgcgCCGCCCGCCGACTCCCCGAAGAAGCCAGCCGGCCGCAAGCCGCCCGTCGCTGGCCCGCCCCCGCCCGGCCCCTCCTCCGCGCCCCTGCCGGCGGACGCGCCCGCGCCCAAGAAGCCCAAGGCGGCCGGGGAGGGCcgggcggcggtggcggcggcggacGTGACCCTGAGCGCCCTGAACGACGCGGACGCGCACCGGGACCTGGGCGACGCCGAGAGTCTGGGCGACGCGCCCCCGCCGGCCAAGAAGCTCAACTTCGACCAGG ACAGCCTGAATTTGGACCCCGGATTCCTCATGGCGCCCAGCAGCACAGACCTGCCGCTCCTCTCCCGCTGA